The genomic stretch ACGCACGAACGCCGGGGTCCTGGGCACGCGGGTTATCGGCATGATGCCGATGATCTCCTGCACCTTGAGGATGTCGAGACCGTACTCCTCGCCATCGAGCGTGAACGTCAGGTGCTTGCTGGTCTTCGCGAGAGTCGCGCTCTTGTCAGCCACTCTCACTCACCCCCCTCCGTATGTGCCAGTCTCACGAGTCCTGAGACGTCGAGAATGAGCCCGACTGTGCCGTCGGGCATGATCGCGCCGCCCGAGACGCCGGGCGTGCTGCTCACGCCCTCGCCGAGCGGTTTGATGACGGTCTGCTGCTGACCGAGCAGCTCGGAGGCGACCAGCCCGACGCTCGAACCGTTCTCGCCCACGAGCACGACGATGCCCTCGGTCGGATCGGGATCCTCCTCGCGTACCTCGAACAGGCCCGCGATCCGAATGATCGGCAC from Actinomycetota bacterium encodes the following:
- a CDS encoding chemotaxis protein CheA, coding for VPIIRIAGLFEVREEDPDPTEGIVVLVGENGSSVGLVASELLGQQQTVIKPLGEGVSSTPGVSGGAIMPDGTVGLILDVSGLVRLAHTEGGE